A single Gloeocapsa sp. PCC 73106 DNA region contains:
- the dacB gene encoding D-alanyl-D-alanine carboxypeptidase/D-alanyl-D-alanine-endopeptidase, protein MLFLSLFIQLSLPVQAQSEALCVSKLEQEINRVVESSEWRRSRWGILVQTLDSGETLYNLDEERYFLPASSLKLLTTAAALLELGPQYQIATPVYIQGEMPNIERLSLLGRGDPSLSSDRLRQLARDLKLQGVDVVEELVIEDSYFRDSGINPTWELSDLYFYYAVGVNSLILDENTVVLTILPQDLDQPALLRWSNSTAARQWRVHNRVFSVETATEGEQELKISGLWGNADLTVSGELPRDGKPSSLGLGIPDPSSYFLESLYRLFLVEQIKVTEARLSDQSLTADSLGEVFTILLSPPIEKLIAKINQESNNLYAEALLKILEQESGKKIEDILTELGVNPESYQLVDGSGLSRHNLVSPQALVQTLSLMTQSPYAEIYRHSLPQPGNPGTLSSRWSNLERKPNLQAKSGYLTGVASLSGYLYPQDYQPLVFTIILNQSEQPGESVEKAIDRIILLLTRLKRC, encoded by the coding sequence ATGTTATTTCTATCACTGTTCATACAGCTTAGCCTACCAGTTCAAGCCCAATCAGAAGCTCTCTGCGTCTCTAAATTAGAACAAGAAATTAATCGCGTTGTGGAAAGTTCCGAATGGAGGCGATCGCGCTGGGGTATTTTGGTACAAACTCTAGACTCTGGCGAAACTCTCTATAACCTTGATGAAGAGCGTTACTTTTTACCCGCTTCCAGTTTAAAATTATTAACTACAGCCGCGGCCTTACTCGAATTAGGTCCTCAATACCAGATTGCTACTCCCGTATATATTCAGGGAGAGATGCCCAATATAGAGCGATTGAGCTTATTGGGTAGGGGGGATCCGAGTCTAAGTAGCGATCGCCTTAGACAACTAGCTAGAGATTTAAAACTCCAGGGTGTGGATGTTGTCGAAGAGTTAGTAATTGAAGACAGTTATTTTAGGGATTCCGGGATTAATCCCACCTGGGAACTCTCTGATCTATATTTTTACTACGCTGTCGGGGTTAACAGTTTGATTCTGGATGAAAATACGGTAGTTTTGACAATTTTACCCCAAGATCTAGATCAACCCGCCCTCTTAAGATGGTCCAACAGTACAGCCGCGAGACAATGGCGCGTTCATAATCGCGTTTTTAGCGTTGAAACAGCTACTGAAGGCGAGCAAGAGCTCAAAATTAGCGGACTTTGGGGAAATGCTGATCTAACTGTATCGGGAGAGTTACCTAGAGATGGTAAACCTTCCTCACTGGGTTTAGGGATACCCGATCCAAGTAGCTATTTTTTAGAATCTCTCTATCGTTTGTTTTTGGTTGAACAAATTAAAGTCACCGAAGCTAGATTAAGCGATCAATCTCTCACGGCGGATAGTCTGGGGGAAGTTTTTACTATTTTGCTCTCACCCCCAATAGAAAAACTGATCGCAAAAATTAATCAAGAGAGTAACAATTTATACGCGGAAGCTTTGCTCAAAATTCTTGAACAAGAATCTGGTAAGAAGATTGAAGATATTTTAACCGAATTAGGGGTAAATCCCGAGAGTTATCAATTGGTTGATGGTTCGGGTTTATCCCGCCATAACTTAGTTTCTCCCCAAGCTTTGGTACAAACCCTGAGCTTAATGACTCAATCTCCCTACGCTGAAATTTACCGCCATTCCCTTCCCCAACCGGGTAACCCGGGTACTTTAAGCTCAAGATGGTCGAATCTAGAGCGTAAGCCAAATTTGCAGGCTAAGAGCGGTTATCTTACGGGCGTAGCTTCTCTATCTGGATATCTCTACCCTCAGGATTATCAGCCATTGGTATTCACGATCATTCTTAACCAGTCTGAGCAACCCGGAGAGAGCGTAGAGAAAGCTATCGATAGAATCATTCTACTGCTCACCCGTCTGAAGCGTTGTTAG